GCGTCTAGTACTTGCTGGACACGGTGCACATGCGAACTGAACGAGGCGACAATCAGCTGCCCCTGTGCTTTGCCGAACACCGCACTGATGACGGGTCCGATCTCGCGCTCATGGGTAACAAATCCCGGCACTTCAGCGTTGGTCGAATCCACCATGAACAGGTCTACGCCCTCTTCGCCAAGACGGGCGAAGGAACGCAGGTCTGTAATACGGCGATCTAGGGGCAGCTGGTCCATCTTGAAGTCGCCCGTAACTAGGGCGTTTCCGGCCTCGGTGCGGATCATGACTGCAAGCGCATCCGGAATGGAGTGGTTTACTGCAACAAATTCGCAGCCGAACCCGCCGATCTGAACGGTGTCGCCCTCGGCAACCACGTTTAGGTTTGTGTCGCGCAGCCGATGTTCTGCCAGCTTCGGTTCCAAGAACGCAAGAGTTAGGCGCGAGCCGTAGATCGGGATGTCGCGGCGCAAACGCAACAGGTACGGGACCGCGCCAATGTGGTCCTCATGGCCGTGAGTGAGCACAAGCCCCACCACGTCATCCATCCTGTTAGAGATTGCCGAAAAGTCCGGAAGAATCAGGTCTACACCCGGCTGGATTTCTTCAGGAAACAGTACGCCACAATCGACGATCAATAGTTTGCCGTTGATCTCGAATACGGTCATGTTCCGTCCGACCTCACCTAGGCCGCCCAGCGGAGTTACGCGCAGGGTGTCTTTGGCCAGTTTCGGCGGGGTGGGTAAGTCAGGGTAAAGAGAATTCACACTCTTATTGTGTCATCTAAAACGCGAAACACCGACCTATTCGCCGGGCAAGGTGAAAATGTTTCAGCATAGACCCAGTTTTTCCATAACTACTTTCAAGGCAAGCACCTTATCCTCTGGCTCTGCCACCAACGGCAGACGAAGTGTCGGCTCAGACAGAACTCCGGCCAAAACGAGGGCGTGTTTCGCCATTACGGCCCCCTGTCCGCCTCCCATAATTGCGTTCACTAGAGGACGTAACTTAGATGTTAAAGCCCGGCCAGTAGCAATGTCGCCCTGAGCCAACGCATCTATCATTTGCCGGTAAAAGGCTGCCCCCACATGCGATACCACCGAGATGACGCCCGTGGCGCCGTGGGTTAGGAAAGAGAAGTTCAACCCATCGTCTCCGCTATAGCAGTCGAGTCCGGTCCGTTCAAGCCTCTCCTGCGCCCGCTCGACATTGCCCGTTGCATCTTTAAATGCTTGTATCTGCTCAATTTGGGCGAGGCGATCTAACGTGTGTTCGCCAATCTCAAGACCGGTACGTCCAGGTATGTCATAGACCATGGCCGGAAGGTCAGTCGAGGTCGCCACTGCGCGAATATGCTGATACACCCCTTCCTGGGAAGGGCGGTTGTAATAGGGAGCCGCAACCAGCAGTCCGTCAGCGCCAGCCTGGGCAGCGCCTTCAGCCATCCGCACCGCGTGGGCGGTGTCATTCGAACAGGCCCCTGCGAATACCACCACGCTAGGATCTACTGCTGCCTTTACAGAACGGATCAGTTCTGCCTTTTCAGGCTGGTGCGTAGTTGGGGATTCCCCGGTGGTGCCAGAGAGCAAGATAGCATCACAGCCGTCTGCTGCAAGTTTCCTGGCAAGGTTAATCGCCGCCTCATAATCCACCTCCCCGTCTTTCTGGAACGGGGTGACCATCGCTGTGGCTAGAGTGCCGAATGTATGAGCTGCCATATCCTTACCCTAAAGTTAACGGGAAGGAAAAACTTTTCGTACCAAAGTGTGGATCTATTTTAGTCTTGCAACTGCGTGTACCAAACGTGTTGCACTAAGGATTGTTCGCCAACCTGGAGCTTTCTACGCACGCCTGCGGGCGCAAATCCGGCCTCGGTATAAAAACTGATTCGCCCAGCATCTCCACCGCTGATCCACACTTGCACCCGCTTCGCTCCGGTGCGTCCAAGCATGTCAGCGCATGCAGCTAGCAACCTGGATCCGTGCCCTTTACCACGTTCCGAGTCAGCCACTTCTAGCGCAACAATCTGCGCCTCTGCCGGATGCTCTTGTAGCGGAGCAGAACCATCCGGCAGAGAGGTTGCCTCCGACAGGTCTTCAGCTGGTGCCAGCGCCGCAAAACCAACAACTTTTGCCCCAGCAATGGCAGTAAGTACCATGTGCCGACCATCAGGCGGATTAGCAATTGATTCTTTCCACGTCCGAGTAAACTGTTCCCGTTTCAAGCTAGCAAGAAGGGCGGGTGATGGATTTTCCAGCACCCCGGCCAGCTCCGTCTTCATTGCCTGCAGATGAATACTGCCAATTGCCTCGGCATCCTCAACTACAGCAGGGCGAACAGAATTGTCCGCGCTCCTCATAGCCCCATCACCTTATCGAGACCAATAGTGAGCCCAGCTAGCCCGCCCACTTTCCGACACGCAAGCATTACGCCAGGCATAAAGGATTCTCGGTCAAAACAATCGGTGCGCAGTACGAGCTGTTCTCCAGGGTTACCGAACAAAACCTCCTGATGAGCATTGAGGCCACGCAGTCGGACTGCATGAACCGGTACGCCTTCATACTTGGCACCGCGAGCGCCCTCGGGGTCCGATTCAGTTGCGTCAGGCACCGGCTTGCCCGCTCTTCCGGCAGAAATCGCCCCCGCGGTAGCAATGGCAGTCCCGGAAGGCGCGTCCACCTTATTCGGATGGTGCATCTCGATAATTTCGGCACTATCGAAGTAAGGTGCGGCTAACTCAGCAAATTTCATGGTCAATACCGCCGACAACGCGAAATTCGGAGCAATCAGAACGTTCTTACCCGCCTGTTCGGCAACCCGGGTAATCTGTTCGTACTTTTCAGGGGTCCACCCCGTGGTGCCCACTACGGAATGTGATCCAGCCCGAAGCGCAGCACTCACAGTATCGAAAGCCACGGCAGGAACCGTGAAGTCCACCGTAACTTCAGCACCCGCCAACGACTGTTCATCGATGGAATCACCCGAATCCAGACGTGCCACTAATTCCATGTCTTCTTGCTGGGAAACTGCCTCACAAACAGTTGCTCCCATGCGCCCGGAAGCGCCTACTACTGCTACTTTGATCATCACTTCACCCTACCTTTGGGCCCACCACTACTTCCACGCGGGCTCCCTCTATGAGATCTCTACAGATCGTGCTAATCTGCTGCGCCGACACTGCCTCTAGCTTTGCCATTGTGTAGTCGTAGGTATCCAGCCGGTGCCTGCCAATCTCAGCCCGCCCTAATCTATTCATCCGGGCCGAAGCAGATTCCATCCCCAAGGCTGTTCCGCCCCGTAGCTGTCCGAGGGCGAGGGCGATCTCCTCTTCCCGCACTCCCCCTTGGGCCATATCTTCCAATTCTCCCAACATTACTTTGCGAACTTCGTCGACCTTGCCGGGCTGACATCCGGCATACATACCGAAGTACCCCGCATCCGCGTACGCCGACTGGAAAGCAAAAGTGGAATATGCAAGCCCCCGCTTTTCCCGTACCTGTTGGAACAGGCGCGAGGACATCCCAGAGCCCAAAATTGTGGAGGCGATCGTTGCGGCATAGCCGCGTTCGTCGCTAATCGAGTAGCCTCGCCCTCCTACCAGTAGGTGTGCCTGTTCAATGGGACGCTCAATGTGCAGTTGCGCTTCTTGGGTCGGACGTACCTCGGTGACCGAGCGGGCCGGCCTGGGGGCATCCTCATCCTCGCCTGACCGATCCGCCCACGCTCCGGATTGCCTGAAGTCATCGACCAATTCGCACAGCTGTTCGTGATTCACATTTCCGGCAGCCGCGATCGTGATTCCAGACGGTACGTAGGTCTGCTGATAATGCTCCCGTACAGCTTCGAGCGGAGTTGCCGTTACCGATTGCGGGGTGCCCCCGATTGGGCGGGCGAGCTCATGACCAGCAAACATGGCACCCGCGAACTTCTCGTGCGCTAAATCAGTCGGGTCATCGGCTGCCATTGCTAGCTCGTCCAGGATAACGGTGCGTTCCATTTCGAAATCGGCACGATCCAGTTTGGCTCTGGATACCATGTCCAAAATAATCTGAAGAGCCATCGGCATATCTGCGGCAAGAACTCGCCCATAATAAGTGGTGTATTCCTTTGCAGTGCCGGCGTTTGATTCGCCTCCAACCCGATCAAACGAGGACGAGATATCTAACGCGGTAAGGTTCTCAGTCCCCTTGAACAGCAGGTGCTCCAAATAATGGGTGGAACCGTAATGGCCTTCAGCTTCGTCGCGGGAGCCTGCTTCTACCCAAGCCCCCAAGGAGACACTCCGAGAGGTGGGCACGTTTTGCGTAATTACGCGCAGACCTCCCGGTAAGATTGTGCGCCTGATCAAGGTCCCGTCCTCAGCAATAGACAGGTCTGCTCCAGGCTGGTTGCAACTGACGCGAGGCAATTCAAAGCTACCGGTATCCATAGGTTTCCTATTCTATTGCCCGGACATAAGTTCACCAACCATTATGAGACAACTCTAACCACCTAGTTGCAGGCGCAACTGTTCACCTTGGGCGATAAGCGTAATTATTCGCCTTCAAACCTAGCTAATACCCATTAGCTGCGGTAGATTTTCTCGCGAGACATAGGTGAATGCTTTTCGGATAGGAGATTAAGTTGAATCAGCAAATATACAAAGCCATCGCTAGAGTCCTAGGAACCATCTTGATGCTAGTTGGCATAGGAGCAATCGGAGGCGGGCTGTTCCTACACTCCTCTGTTAGCTCACAGCTTTCCGAGCAACAGATAACCATGCCCTCCAAGGAGAATCTAACTACCCAAGAGCAGAAAGATCACCTCCTCCAATATGCGGGCCAGCCTATGGAGGACGGCAACCAAGCCTTCGCTTTCTCGGACTACTACATAAAAGAACACCTGAAGCAGATGGCGGGTGGGAAGAACTACAACGAGGTTTCTGGCGAATACATGAAACTGTCGGCAGATCCCAAGGCTGACCCGCAGAAAGTTGCCAAGCTTCGCGAGCTACGTGCCGACATGTTCCAGGGCAACTCCCTGCGCGGCATGCTACTCAACGCCTACGCTTTTTGGACGATGGGTACCGTGGCCTTCTGGGCAGGAATCGGCTCCTTGATCGTAGGTGCGGGCGCGCTCATCTATTCCTTCCTAGGCAACTCAACAAAGCGCGGCTCTTCTAAAGCTACTGCCTAACTCTGTTAATAGTTTTGGCCCGCAGCCAGAGGCTGCGGGCCAAAACTTATCTACGGATTATTCCTGGTCGTCCTTCGAACGCGAACGGGACCGGGAACGGTTACGCCGCTGGCGACGCTCCCCCGAACCGTTTTCACGACGACGGCGCCGGCGCGGGCGAGATTCCTCGTCCTTCTTCGGCTCTTCAGACTCTTCAGACTTAGCCTCCGAGTCAGATTCTGCCTCCTCGCCCTCGACAACCGCGTGCAAGGAAAGCTTGCCACGAGCATCGATCTCGGCGATCTCGACCTCGACCTGCTGGCCAACGTTCAACACGTCCTCGACAGAATCGATACGCTTGCCGCCAACCAGGCGACGGATCTGGCTGATGTGCAGCAGCCCGTCCTTACCTGGGGTAAGCGAAACGAAGGCGCCGAAGGAGGTCGTCTTGACAACAGTACCGACGTAGCGCTCTCCGACCTCGGGCAGCTGCGGGTTAGCAATCGCGTTGACCGCGGCGCGCGCTGCTTCTGCGCTCTCGCCATTATCAGAAGCAATGTAGACAGTGCCGTCATCTTCGATGGTCAGCTCGGCTCCGGTGTCTTCCTGGATCTGATTGATCATCTTGCCCTTCGGGCCAATGACCTCGCCAATCTTGTCGACCGGCACCTGGACGGTGATGATACGCGGCGCGGTGGCAGCCAGCTCATCCGGAGTATCGATGGCGGCAGCCATTACCTCGAGGATGTGAAGGCGGGCGTCGCGGGCCTGGCTCAGAGCAGCAGCCAGAACGTCGGACGGGATGCCGTCCAGCTTCGTATCCAGCTGCAGCGCAGTAATGAATTCGCTGGTACCGGCAACCTTGAAGTCCATGTCGCCGAAGCCGTCCTCGGCGCCAAGGATGTCAGTGAGGGCGACGTACTTAGTCTTGCCATCTTCCATAGGCTCGGACATAAGGCCCATAGCAATACCTGCAACCGGTGCGTGCAGCGGAACGCCAGCCTGCATCAGCGACAAGGTGGAAGCGCAAACGGAGCCCATGGAGGTAGACCCATTGGAACCCAGTGCTTCCGACACCTGGCGGATCGCGTACGGGAAGTCTTCCTTGGAAGGAAGAACCGGAACAAGTGCGCGCTCAGCTAGCGCACCGTGGCCGATCTCGCGGCGCTTCGGCGAACCTACCCTACCGGTCTCGCCAGTGGAGTACGGCGGGAAGTTGTAGTGGTGAATGTACCGCTTGTGAGTAACCGGAGTCAGACCATCAATCTGCTGTTCCATGCGGAGCATGTTCAGCGTGGTAACGCCCATGATCTGGGTTTCGCCACGCTGGAAGAGGGCGGAGCCGTGGACGCGAGGCAGGACCTCGACCTCGGCAGACAGGGTGCGGATATCGGTGTACCCACGCCCGTCCATACGAACGCCCTCGTGCAGAGTGCGAGAACGAATAGCTTCCTTCTCGATAGCCTTGAAAGCGGCCTTCAGATCCTTTTCCTGCTCCGGGAACTGTTCTTCCAGTTCCTCCAGGGCGGCATCGCGGATCTCTTCGAGCTTGGCCTCGCGAGGCAGCTTCTCGACGATCGAAATCGCCTCGGGCAGCTTCGCGGATACCTTCTCTTCGACAGCCTTGTACTGCTCGTCCGAGTAATCCTTGAACAGTTCAAATTCGGCGGTGGGCTTGGAAGCCTTGTCGGCAACCTCCTGCTGGGCACGAACGAGCTCACGAATGAACGGCTTCGCAGCCTCGAGTCCCTCAGCAACCACAGACTCGGTGGGCTTGGTGCCACCCGCGGCAATCAGCTCGACCTCGTTCTCGCCGCCACCGGCCTCGACCATCATGATGGCAATGTCTTCTTCCCCGTCAGCGCGGGTAACAACGCGGCCTGCGACGACCATGTTGAAAGTAGAACGCTCCATTTCGGAGAAACGGGGGAAAGCCACCCACTGGTCTTCAATTAGAGCCAGGCGAAGACCACCGATCGGACCCGAGAAAGGCAGGCCGGCAATCTGGGTGGACATAGAAGCAGCATTGATGGCGAGCACGTCGTAGGCGTCATCGGGGTGCACTGCCAGAACCGTCTCGACGACCTGAACCTCGTTACGTAGGCCCTTCACAAACGAAGGACGAAGAGGACGGTCAATCAAGCGGCAGGCCAAGATTGCGTCGGTGCCCGGACGACCTTCACGGCGGAAGAAGTTTCCGGGGATCCGCCCTGCTGCGTACTGGCGTTCCTCGACGTCAACAGTCAGGGGGAAGAAATCAAATTGATCCTTGGGGTGCTTGCCCACGGTGGTAGCGGACAAGATAGCAGTTTCGCCATCGAGGTAAGCCATGGCGGAACCGGCGGCCTGCTTGGCTAGCAGACCGGTCTCAAAACGGATGGTGCGCTTACCAAAGCGACCATTGTCGATTACTGCTTCTGCAGCAGTGATGTCATTTCCTTCAAACACTAAATCGGTTTCCTTCTGTGTAGGTATCGGAGGAACCCACATGGCGGTCATCGATCGAGACTCACGGACCTTACTTCCGGAAGCCACTACCGAAGACCGACGCGACTGGGTTCCCGATAGTTAGTCTAACGGTTAGACTCAGTTTTTAACTAGTGCCAGAACATATACTTTCGGCCCGAGCTGACGCCCGGGCCGAAAAGAAGACAATCAGTGACGCAGACCGAGGCGCTCGATCAGGGAACGGTAACGCTCGATGTCAACTTCCTTCAGGTATCCCAGCAGACGCTTGCGCTGGCCTACCAGGAGCAGCAGACCACGACGGGAGTGGTGATCGTGCTTGTGATCCTTGAAGTGCTCGGTCAGATCCTTGATGCGCTTGGATAGCAGAGCGATCTGCACCTCGGGCGAACCGGTGTCGCCCTCGTGGGTTGCATATTCTGCAATGATCTGGTCTTTTTCTTCTTTAGTAAGCGACACTTCGTCCCTCTTTCTATATTGTTGTTGCACGGAGCACCGGGGCCCATTCACCCGAGCATGACGCTACCGTGGCCGGCATGACGGCACCGACAATGCTACCAGCTCCAGTTACGGGCTCCCAGCTGCGCGTTCAGTGAGATGAGGCACGCTCTATTTTTCAAAGCAGTCACACCGAATGTTGCCATAGTCCTCATATACCAAGGTACCGACCCGCTCATACCCCTCAGAGAGCAACAGATTCACCATCGGAAGATTCTGCGGGGACGTGTCGACGCGCAAATGCTTTCTCCCTGCCAAAGCAGATGCAAAACGCAGAAATTCCCTAGCGACTCCCCTACCTTGAGCAGACTCGCAAACGGCTAGCCTGTGCAGCACCACCGCCTGTTCTGGAGGGTACCGCCACGCTAAATCCGCGCGAGCAAAACAAGGATCCGACTTCGGGTCAATGCTCATGGTAGCCACCACCTCGCCACCTGTTTGCGCTACATAGCAAATGGAGGCAGCAATATCGTCGGCAACTATCTGCGCATTCGGATAAACCCCCTCTTCCCACTGATCGACACCGATGGCGGCAAGCCTCTTTTGCCCATAAGCAAACATCTGCATCAGCTTCGCCAGGTCGCTCTGGCAGGCCCTCCTAAACGCAATCCGCATACGCACATCGTAATAAAAGTGACCGCCCAACAGAGCGGTCACTTTTATTACGAAGGATTTTACTCAACCTGGAAGGAACCGGTTACCCCCTGGAATTCCGTGTCATGGTTACCCGGCGCCCTCGAAGTGCCGTTGTAAACCATCCTGTAGGTGCCAGGCTCGGCCTCGGTGGTATCCCACTCCATGGTTACCTCAGAGGCAGAAATCCCTTTGCGCTTCCAATTGAACTTTGTAGAAAAGTCCGA
The genomic region above belongs to Winkia neuii and contains:
- the dapA gene encoding 4-hydroxy-tetrahydrodipicolinate synthase gives rise to the protein MAAHTFGTLATAMVTPFQKDGEVDYEAAINLARKLAADGCDAILLSGTTGESPTTHQPEKAELIRSVKAAVDPSVVVFAGACSNDTAHAVRMAEGAAQAGADGLLVAAPYYNRPSQEGVYQHIRAVATSTDLPAMVYDIPGRTGLEIGEHTLDRLAQIEQIQAFKDATGNVERAQERLERTGLDCYSGDDGLNFSFLTHGATGVISVVSHVGAAFYRQMIDALAQGDIATGRALTSKLRPLVNAIMGGGQGAVMAKHALVLAGVLSEPTLRLPLVAEPEDKVLALKVVMEKLGLC
- a CDS encoding GNAT family N-acetyltransferase, which codes for MRSADNSVRPAVVEDAEAIGSIHLQAMKTELAGVLENPSPALLASLKREQFTRTWKESIANPPDGRHMVLTAIAGAKVVGFAALAPAEDLSEATSLPDGSAPLQEHPAEAQIVALEVADSERGKGHGSRLLAACADMLGRTGAKRVQVWISGGDAGRISFYTEAGFAPAGVRRKLQVGEQSLVQHVWYTQLQD
- the dapB gene encoding 4-hydroxy-tetrahydrodipicolinate reductase, translated to MIKVAVVGASGRMGATVCEAVSQQEDMELVARLDSGDSIDEQSLAGAEVTVDFTVPAVAFDTVSAALRAGSHSVVGTTGWTPEKYEQITRVAEQAGKNVLIAPNFALSAVLTMKFAELAAPYFDSAEIIEMHHPNKVDAPSGTAIATAGAISAGRAGKPVPDATESDPEGARGAKYEGVPVHAVRLRGLNAHQEVLFGNPGEQLVLRTDCFDRESFMPGVMLACRKVGGLAGLTIGLDKVMGL
- a CDS encoding M16 family metallopeptidase, producing MDTGSFELPRVSCNQPGADLSIAEDGTLIRRTILPGGLRVITQNVPTSRSVSLGAWVEAGSRDEAEGHYGSTHYLEHLLFKGTENLTALDISSSFDRVGGESNAGTAKEYTTYYGRVLAADMPMALQIILDMVSRAKLDRADFEMERTVILDELAMAADDPTDLAHEKFAGAMFAGHELARPIGGTPQSVTATPLEAVREHYQQTYVPSGITIAAAGNVNHEQLCELVDDFRQSGAWADRSGEDEDAPRPARSVTEVRPTQEAQLHIERPIEQAHLLVGGRGYSISDERGYAATIASTILGSGMSSRLFQQVREKRGLAYSTFAFQSAYADAGYFGMYAGCQPGKVDEVRKVMLGELEDMAQGGVREEEIALALGQLRGGTALGMESASARMNRLGRAEIGRHRLDTYDYTMAKLEAVSAQQISTICRDLIEGARVEVVVGPKVG
- a CDS encoding polyribonucleotide nucleotidyltransferase; this encodes MFEGNDITAAEAVIDNGRFGKRTIRFETGLLAKQAAGSAMAYLDGETAILSATTVGKHPKDQFDFFPLTVDVEERQYAAGRIPGNFFRREGRPGTDAILACRLIDRPLRPSFVKGLRNEVQVVETVLAVHPDDAYDVLAINAASMSTQIAGLPFSGPIGGLRLALIEDQWVAFPRFSEMERSTFNMVVAGRVVTRADGEEDIAIMMVEAGGGENEVELIAAGGTKPTESVVAEGLEAAKPFIRELVRAQQEVADKASKPTAEFELFKDYSDEQYKAVEEKVSAKLPEAISIVEKLPREAKLEEIRDAALEELEEQFPEQEKDLKAAFKAIEKEAIRSRTLHEGVRMDGRGYTDIRTLSAEVEVLPRVHGSALFQRGETQIMGVTTLNMLRMEQQIDGLTPVTHKRYIHHYNFPPYSTGETGRVGSPKRREIGHGALAERALVPVLPSKEDFPYAIRQVSEALGSNGSTSMGSVCASTLSLMQAGVPLHAPVAGIAMGLMSEPMEDGKTKYVALTDILGAEDGFGDMDFKVAGTSEFITALQLDTKLDGIPSDVLAAALSQARDARLHILEVMAAAIDTPDELAATAPRIITVQVPVDKIGEVIGPKGKMINQIQEDTGAELTIEDDGTVYIASDNGESAEAARAAVNAIANPQLPEVGERYVGTVVKTTSFGAFVSLTPGKDGLLHISQIRRLVGGKRIDSVEDVLNVGQQVEVEIAEIDARGKLSLHAVVEGEEAESDSEAKSEESEEPKKDEESRPRRRRRRENGSGERRQRRNRSRSRSRSKDDQE
- the rpsO gene encoding 30S ribosomal protein S15 — protein: MSLTKEEKDQIIAEYATHEGDTGSPEVQIALLSKRIKDLTEHFKDHKHDHHSRRGLLLLVGQRKRLLGYLKEVDIERYRSLIERLGLRH
- a CDS encoding GNAT family N-acetyltransferase — encoded protein: MRIAFRRACQSDLAKLMQMFAYGQKRLAAIGVDQWEEGVYPNAQIVADDIAASICYVAQTGGEVVATMSIDPKSDPCFARADLAWRYPPEQAVVLHRLAVCESAQGRGVAREFLRFASALAGRKHLRVDTSPQNLPMVNLLLSEGYERVGTLVYEDYGNIRCDCFEK